From Halobacillus sp. Marseille-Q1614, the proteins below share one genomic window:
- a CDS encoding PadR family transcriptional regulator: MSQLLNSLLTEQRRGNLTLAVLSQLRTPQYGYSLVRLLEESGIFIEQSTLYPLLRRLEKQELVTSCWDTTESRPRKYYVLSDYGEEVFQQLKSEWLKVTKELFRLLEEENDEFN; the protein is encoded by the coding sequence ATGAGTCAACTACTGAATTCGTTATTAACCGAGCAGAGACGAGGCAACTTGACACTGGCTGTTTTAAGCCAGCTGCGAACGCCGCAATATGGGTATTCACTTGTCCGCCTTTTAGAGGAGTCAGGGATTTTCATTGAACAGAGCACCCTCTATCCATTGCTTCGCCGATTAGAAAAACAGGAGCTCGTGACAAGCTGCTGGGATACAACGGAGTCCCGTCCCCGCAAATATTATGTATTGAGTGACTATGGAGAAGAAGTTTTTCAGCAGTTAAAATCAGAATGGCTGAAAGTGACAAAAGAATTATTCCGTTTACTGGAGGAGGAGAACGATGAATTTAATTGA
- a CDS encoding ABC transporter ATP-binding protein, protein MTVLQTINLTKHYGKVKALDGVDIQVNEGEVFGFIGPNGAGKSTTLRILLGILKATEGEAKIFGKDAWDDAVEIHKRIAYVPGDVNLWPNLTGGEVIDLFIKLRGGQRNDRKAELIRKFALDPSKKCRTYSKGNRQKVALVSAFSSDADLYILDEPTSGLDPLMERVFQECVMDVKKEGKSVLLSSHILSEVEKLCDRVGIIRQGKVIETGSLSEMRHLTRSSLHVKTKQPISELNEQKGVHNVEESEGTYSFHVDSEKLAEVIAYISRFGITKIESAPPTLEDLFMRHYEGTGVGGGK, encoded by the coding sequence ATGACTGTATTACAAACGATCAATCTTACCAAGCATTATGGGAAAGTAAAAGCACTTGATGGGGTGGACATTCAAGTAAATGAAGGAGAAGTCTTTGGCTTTATTGGACCTAATGGAGCAGGAAAGTCGACAACACTTCGCATTTTGCTTGGGATTTTAAAAGCGACCGAGGGTGAAGCTAAGATCTTTGGTAAAGATGCCTGGGATGATGCTGTTGAAATTCATAAGCGGATTGCTTACGTCCCTGGGGATGTGAACTTGTGGCCGAATTTAACCGGTGGGGAAGTAATTGATCTTTTTATAAAGCTGCGCGGCGGTCAACGAAATGATCGTAAAGCAGAACTCATTCGTAAATTTGCTCTTGACCCTTCGAAAAAGTGCCGCACCTATTCTAAAGGAAATCGGCAGAAAGTAGCGTTAGTGTCTGCGTTCTCATCAGATGCTGACCTCTATATCCTTGATGAACCGACTTCAGGGCTGGACCCGTTGATGGAACGGGTTTTCCAGGAATGTGTCATGGATGTAAAAAAAGAAGGAAAAAGCGTCTTATTGTCCAGTCACATTTTATCTGAAGTTGAGAAGTTATGTGACCGTGTTGGCATTATCCGCCAAGGGAAGGTCATCGAAACAGGATCACTGTCAGAAATGCGTCACTTAACTCGCAGCTCTCTGCATGTAAAGACGAAGCAGCCTATCTCTGAGCTTAACGAGCAAAAAGGCGTTCATAACGTAGAGGAATCCGAAGGGACCTATTCCTTCCACGTCGATTCAGAAAAATTGGCTGAAGTAATTGCTTATATAAGCAGGTTTGGTATTACGAAAATTGAAAGTGCTCCACCGACATTAGAAGATCTATTTATGAGGCATTATGAAGGAACAGGAGTGGGAGGTGGAAAGTAA
- a CDS encoding TetR/AcrR family transcriptional regulator, with product MDAAFREFAEKGYDQASTNAIVKDAGIGKGMLFYYFKNKKALYEYLMEYSLDVITREYFQRIDTTEKDFIERFKQASQIKMETYLEHPALFRFTGTFLVLHEDDLPEKLKERVEKVQKKGYSIIYDNIDYSLFRQDIDVEKAFNLIRWSIDGYQNELKQRLQGQNLATMNFDPMWEEFHEYLEVLKKTFYS from the coding sequence TTGGATGCAGCTTTTCGAGAATTTGCTGAGAAGGGGTACGATCAAGCCTCTACGAATGCAATTGTTAAAGATGCCGGTATTGGAAAAGGGATGCTTTTTTACTACTTTAAAAATAAAAAGGCGTTATACGAATATTTAATGGAATATAGCTTAGACGTAATTACAAGAGAATACTTTCAACGTATTGATACAACCGAAAAGGATTTTATTGAGCGATTTAAGCAGGCCTCACAAATCAAAATGGAAACGTATTTAGAGCATCCGGCACTGTTTCGGTTTACAGGGACTTTCCTTGTTTTACATGAAGACGATCTGCCGGAGAAGCTTAAAGAACGAGTGGAAAAAGTACAGAAGAAGGGGTATTCCATCATTTATGACAATATTGACTACTCCTTATTCCGCCAGGACATCGACGTAGAAAAAGCCTTTAACTTGATCCGCTGGTCCATCGATGGGTATCAGAATGAATTGAAACAGCGCCTGCAGGGTCAGAATCTGGCAACAATGAATTTTGATCCAATGTGGGAAGAGTTTCATGAATATTTAGAGGTTCTAAAGAAGACCTTTTATTCGTAA